The following proteins come from a genomic window of Nostoc sp. TCL26-01:
- the rpsP gene encoding 30S ribosomal protein S16: MIKLRLKRYGKKREASYRIVVMNSLSRRDGRPLEELGFYNPRTDEVRLDVPGIVKRLQQGAQPTDTVRRILQKANVFEQVSATAPSAS, translated from the coding sequence ATGATCAAACTGCGCTTGAAGCGATACGGTAAAAAGCGGGAAGCGAGTTACCGCATTGTCGTGATGAATAGCCTCTCTCGCCGCGATGGTCGCCCCCTAGAAGAACTGGGATTTTATAACCCCAGAACCGATGAAGTGCGATTGGATGTTCCCGGAATCGTCAAGCGATTACAGCAAGGCGCTCAACCCACTGACACCGTCCGTCGCATCTTACAAAAAGCCAATGTCTTTGAACAGGTCAGTGCCACAGCCCCATCCGCATCATAG
- a CDS encoding KH domain-containing protein has product MSLNRSVPQPHPHHSLTANSLTISPNFVGLVRFLMQPFLESPESLSVDCEISQTLNKVWVRIAFDSTDKGKVFGRGGRNIQAIRTVIAAAAELAGQSVYLDIYGSTTPGREGMSFEEDQQERTPPPRSPERRGNAPSRPVVKPRTR; this is encoded by the coding sequence ATGTCTTTGAACAGGTCAGTGCCACAGCCCCATCCGCATCATAGTCTTACTGCTAATTCACTAACCATTAGCCCTAATTTCGTTGGGCTAGTGCGGTTTTTGATGCAGCCATTTTTAGAATCTCCAGAGTCTTTAAGCGTCGATTGTGAAATCTCTCAGACCCTAAACAAGGTTTGGGTTCGCATCGCTTTTGACAGTACAGATAAAGGGAAAGTATTTGGTCGTGGAGGACGCAACATTCAGGCGATTCGGACAGTAATTGCTGCTGCGGCAGAACTTGCTGGACAGTCGGTTTACTTGGATATCTACGGTAGCACTACTCCCGGCAGGGAGGGAATGTCTTTTGAGGAAGATCAACAAGAACGTACACCTCCCCCCAGATCACCAGAAAGACGTGGAAACGCACCCAGTAGACCTGTTGTTAAACCACGCACCCGCTAG
- the ffh gene encoding signal recognition particle protein, protein MFDALADRLESAWKKLRGQDKISESNIQDALREVRRALLEADVNLQVVKDFISGVEAKAQGAEVVKGVRPDQQFIKIVYDELVQVMGEENVPLAEVEEKPTIVLMAGLQGTGKTTATAKLALHLRKIDRSCLLVATDVYRPAAIDQLITLGKQIDVPVFELGSDADPVEIARQGVERARAEGVNTVIIDTAGRLQIDEDMMAELARIKATVQPHETLLVVDSMTGQEAANLTRTFHEQIGITGAILTKMDGDSRGGAALSVRQISGAPIKFVGVGEKVEALQPFYPDRMASRILGMGDVLTLVEKAQEEFDLADAEKMQEKILSAKFDFTDFVKQLRLLKNMGSLGGILKMIPGMGKLSDDQLKQGETQLKRCEAMINSMTTQERRDPDLLASSPSRRKRIASGSGYKEADVNKLVADFQKMRSLMQQMGQGNFPGMPGMFGGGGNAFAGAGNRPAPGWRGYNSGAGTKKKKPKDKKKKGFGNL, encoded by the coding sequence ATGTTTGACGCATTAGCTGACCGTTTAGAATCCGCCTGGAAGAAACTACGCGGGCAAGATAAAATTTCCGAATCTAACATTCAAGATGCTTTGCGGGAAGTGCGCCGCGCTTTGTTGGAAGCAGATGTTAACCTCCAGGTAGTCAAAGATTTTATTAGTGGAGTTGAAGCCAAAGCCCAGGGAGCCGAAGTTGTCAAAGGCGTGCGACCTGACCAGCAGTTCATCAAGATTGTCTATGATGAGCTGGTGCAGGTGATGGGGGAAGAAAATGTTCCCCTGGCGGAGGTGGAAGAGAAGCCGACAATTGTGTTGATGGCTGGGTTGCAAGGGACTGGTAAAACCACTGCTACTGCCAAATTAGCTTTACATTTACGGAAAATAGATCGTAGTTGTTTGTTGGTGGCAACAGACGTATATCGTCCAGCCGCAATCGATCAGTTGATTACATTGGGTAAACAAATTGACGTACCAGTGTTTGAATTGGGAAGCGATGCAGACCCGGTAGAAATTGCCCGTCAAGGGGTAGAACGTGCTAGAGCCGAAGGTGTGAACACAGTCATCATCGATACGGCTGGTCGTCTGCAAATTGACGAGGATATGATGGCAGAATTAGCCAGGATTAAAGCAACTGTCCAACCCCACGAAACCCTGTTGGTAGTGGATTCTATGACGGGGCAAGAAGCAGCAAACCTGACTCGCACTTTTCATGAGCAAATCGGCATTACGGGGGCAATTCTCACCAAGATGGATGGTGATAGCCGGGGTGGTGCGGCGTTGTCTGTGCGGCAAATTTCCGGTGCGCCGATTAAATTTGTTGGTGTTGGGGAAAAAGTCGAAGCCCTACAACCCTTTTACCCCGATCGCATGGCTTCGCGGATTCTGGGCATGGGTGATGTCCTCACCTTGGTAGAAAAGGCTCAGGAAGAGTTTGACTTAGCTGATGCTGAGAAAATGCAGGAGAAAATCCTGTCAGCAAAGTTTGACTTTACCGACTTTGTGAAGCAGCTGCGGTTGTTGAAAAATATGGGATCACTGGGGGGTATCCTCAAGATGATTCCAGGGATGGGCAAACTTTCCGATGATCAGCTAAAGCAGGGGGAAACCCAGCTTAAACGCTGTGAGGCGATGATTAACTCCATGACCACCCAAGAACGCCGCGACCCAGATTTACTAGCCAGTTCACCCAGCCGCCGCAAACGCATCGCGTCCGGTTCCGGCTACAAAGAAGCAGATGTGAATAAACTAGTGGCTGATTTTCAAAAAATGCGATCGCTCATGCAGCAAATGGGTCAAGGTAATTTCCCCGGAATGCCAGGAATGTTTGGTGGTGGCGGTAACGCTTTTGCTGGTGCAGGCAACCGTCCTGCCCCCGGTTGGCGCGGTTACAATAGTGGTGCTGGCACAAAGAAGAAAAAGCCCAAGGATAAGAAGAAAAAAGGCTTTGGCAATCTTTAG
- the rpsU gene encoding 30S ribosomal protein S21 has protein sequence MAEVRLGENESIDSAIRRFKKKIQKAGILSEVKRRERYEKPSLRRKRKAEAARRGGR, from the coding sequence GTGGCTGAAGTCCGTTTAGGAGAAAATGAGTCAATAGACTCGGCAATCAGACGTTTTAAAAAGAAAATTCAAAAAGCCGGGATTTTATCAGAAGTTAAACGTCGGGAAAGATACGAAAAACCCAGTTTGCGACGCAAGCGCAAAGCCGAAGCTGCACGCAGAGGTGGACGCTAA
- a CDS encoding AbrB/MazE/SpoVT family DNA-binding domain-containing protein — protein MLAKLTSKNQLTLPKSITREIGEAEYFEVKVEGGQIILTPVKIHRADAVRSKLADLGLSEQDVADAVAWARQS, from the coding sequence ATGCTCGCCAAGTTAACTTCTAAGAATCAACTAACGCTACCTAAAAGTATTACCCGTGAAATCGGGGAGGCTGAGTATTTTGAGGTAAAGGTGGAGGGTGGGCAAATTATTCTGACTCCTGTAAAAATTCATCGGGCTGATGCGGTTCGATCTAAGCTGGCGGATTTAGGACTGAGTGAGCAGGATGTGGCTGATGCAGTGGCTTGGGCGCGTCAGTCTTAA
- a CDS encoding putative toxin-antitoxin system toxin component, PIN family: MVIDTNIIISALIFAGRVSRLRLAWQDDLFTPLVSKATTTELIRVLAYPKFKLTPTEQEDLLADYILFCEAVTIPDRLPVIPECRDPFDLPFLLLAVVSEADYLVTGDRDLLSLKDNFSCSIITAEDFLNVIDGQLP; the protein is encoded by the coding sequence GTGGTAATTGATACGAATATCATCATCTCGGCGCTGATATTTGCGGGCAGAGTATCTAGGCTTCGTTTGGCATGGCAGGACGATCTCTTCACTCCCCTGGTTTCTAAAGCGACAACGACTGAGTTAATCCGAGTGTTGGCTTATCCAAAGTTTAAGCTCACGCCAACTGAGCAAGAAGATTTACTAGCGGATTACATACTCTTTTGTGAAGCTGTAACGATACCCGATCGCTTGCCTGTAATTCCTGAATGTCGTGACCCGTTTGATCTGCCTTTTTTACTTTTGGCTGTGGTCAGTGAGGCGGATTATCTCGTGACGGGCGATCGCGATTTACTCAGTCTAAAAGATAATTTTTCTTGCTCAATTATCACGGCTGAAGATTTTCTAAATGTTATTGATGGTCAGTTGCCCTAA